The Methylomarinum sp. Ch1-1 genome contains the following window.
CGCGCTTGGTTCTGGTGACCTGGGAACTGAAAAAACCGTTAAAGCGCGAGCGGGAACCGCTGACCACTTCGGCGGTCAGCGTTAGCGGCGGAATGGTCAAGCGGCCGCTCTGCTGCGGAAATATTGCATATTTACGTTCGGTCACCGCGTAACTGACGCCATTGATACGGGTATTGTAATTGCTATCCTCGGTGAGTTTTTCCACAACGGCGTCGTCCAGCTCCGGTTCGCTCAGGCTGGCCTGGGTAATCTGCACCCGGCGATAAAAACGCAATGTATAGATAATCTGCGACTGCACATAGGCTTGCTCCGGTGTTGTCTCGACTTCCAGGAATAGTTCATCATCGCGGTTGTTGAGCGCGGGCGCCTGCATCACCGTGATGGTCAACGGTTCGGTGGCGTCATCGCCAAATGCAATCGAGGGTATCAGCAATCGGCCGGTGCGTTTGGCCATCACGTCCAGCGTCCACTGAATGGTTTTGCTGAAGCGGCCGTTGACCCAGGAGGATTGCGAGCTTTGCCGTTGATTGAGGATATCGAAGTCTTGCCGCAGCGTGCTGAAATCGGGATCGTCGTCGGGCGATTCGCGGGCGGTGAAGGTCAACTGAAACGAGTCACTGATGCTGACCGGGTTTCTGTCCACGGCGACCTCGATGTTAGCCGCCTGTGTTAAGGGGGTGAATAACAAGGTTAACAAAACGATGGCCGAGCCGTATTTAAGCCAGGCCGCGAGAGTTTGAATGGTTACCATGTCTGATCCGTCGATGCTGGTTTGCGGCCGCGCCGGCCGTATTGATATCTGAATTTACGTTTTAGCAGACCCGAAGGATCGTCGGGAATGCGCTTCAGCCATTGTTCGCTGGCCTGCTCGCTTTCCTCCGTTTCCGTTTGTTGGGCAGCCTGCTCCTGTTGTTCGGCAGCCTGTTCCGCTTGCCGTGGGCTTTCATTTTCACGTTGTTGCCCATCGTCCTGAGGCGTTTGTTCGGAGGCCTCGGGCTGCTGATTGTCGTTTTGCTGCTCGGCATCGGTCTGCTGTCGTTCGCTATCTTGCCGCTCCCCGGATTGTTGCGAGGGTTCGCCATCCTGGTTTTGCTGCTGCTGTTGATCGGACGGCCGGCTATTATCGTCTTGTTGCTGATTTTGTTGTTGCTGTTTTTCCAGCTCCTTTTCGACCAAGTCCTTATTGTATTGGGCGTCTTCATGACCGGGATCGATCTGCAACGCTTGTCGATAAGCTTCCAGCGCCTGCTGGTATTGTCCGGTCTTCGCTAAGGCATTGCCCCGGTTGTAATGGCCGTCGGCGGTATCGATATTTTGCAGCGTTTCCGCCGCCTGCTGATATTGTCCGGCCTTGTACTGGGCGGCGGCCTTCCATGGCAATGATTCGAATTGTTCCGCCGCCTGTTGGTATTGTTGTTGCTCGAACGCCTGTTGCGCCTGTTGATTCGGGTTCGTCCACAGATCTCGCCATTCCAGCGCAAAACTGTCCTGTGGAAACGGCAGCAACACGAAAAAAGTCATCGTCAGCAGGCCTTTTCTGAAACTTAACGCCGCCAACGGCAAGACCAGCAGCAATAACCAGGGGCCTTTTTCGGCCCACTGATCCAGATACAGCGGATTGTGTTCTTGCTTGTCTGTTTTGGGTTGGTCCATCGCGGACAGCAAGGCCTCGATATCGCTGTCATCGGCACTGATGCTGCGATAAACACCGTCGCCGGCCGCGGCCAGCGCCGACAATTGTTCGGCATTGAGTTTTGGCACGACGATATTGCCGTCGACGTCTTTTAAGAAACCGCCTTCGGCCGCCTTGACCGGTGCGCCTTCCGCAGTGCCGACGCCCAATACCGATAAACGGTAAGCGCCCAATAATTCAGAAGCCTCGTCAATGACATCGGCGGTGATCGCGTCGCCGATCAATAGAATCTGCCCCTGTTGCAGACCGGCCTGGCGCAGCAGATCGATCGCCAGTTTAAGCGCGGATTCGGCATTGCTGCCCTGGCTGGGCATGATGCTGGTATGCAACGCATTCAATTGACTGGCGATGGTTTCGTTATCCTCGGTGAGCGGGGTGACAGTGAAGGCGTCGCCGGCATAGACCAGTAATGCGGTCTGGCCGTCCTTGCGCCGGTTCAGGATGTCGGCGATTTTATAACGCGCGCGTATCAGCCGGCTCGGTTTGATGTCGCTGGCGTTCATCGAACGCGACAGATCCAGCGCGATCACTAGCGCCGCGTCATTACGAAAAACCGGCGCGGGCAGCCGCTCCCAGGTCGGGCCGGCCAACGCGACAATGCCCAGCAGCGCGGCCAAGGAGGCCGCCGTCAACGGCCAGCGGCTTTGTTCTACGGCCCGGTCTTGCAAAATATACGGCAGCAAGGCGGCATCGCAGACCTCGGACCAATTGCCTCGGCCCAGCCGCTTTTTCAGCGACAGCATGATCAGCACTAACGCCGGCAATAGGGCTAGCAGCCAATAAGGCCTGATAAAATGAAATTCCGCCAAGTTCATGTCCACCTCGTACGGTTGATGGCGATCGCCGCCGCTAATAGCAGCGCCAACGCCAAAGGCCAGTGATACAGTTCGGTTCGGGGGCGAAAATATTGCTTGTCTTTTTCCACCGGCTCCAATTCATCGAGTAATTGATAAATTTTGTTCAGTTCCTGCGTGTTTCTGGCGCGAAAATAACGACCGCCGGTTTTTTTCGCGATCGCGCTCAGGGTGCGTTCATCGAGATCGCGCGAAGGATTGATCTTGCGCGAGCCGAAAAAACTGCGCACGATCATTTCATCGGCGCCGATGCCGATGGTGTAGATTTTCAGTTGATTTTCCGCCGCCAGTTCCGCCGCTTGCAACGGCGAGACCTCGCCGGCGGTGTTGGCGCCGTCGGTCAGCAAAATCAGCACTCGGCTGTCCGCCTGTTGATTTTTCAGGCGTTTAACCGCCAGGCCGATGGCGTCGCCGATGGACGTTGCCGGCTCGTCATCGGTAATGCCGATGAAGGCTTCATTCAATAAGGTCACGACAGTCTGGCGGTCGAAGGTCAGCGGGGTCTGCAAATAGGCGGTCGTGCCGAACAAGATCAGGCCGATACGGTCGCCGACCCGGCGCGCGATGAAGTCGCCGGCTACCTGCTTGGTGGCGGTCAGCCGGTCGACCCGCTGTTTGCCGACGATGAAATCGCGCTCTTCCATGCTGCCGGAGACATCGACCGCCAGCATCAGGTCGCGGCCGCTGACCGCCTGCTCTATCGGTTCGCCCAGCCATTGCGGACGGCAACCGGCCAGCACCAGCAGGATCCAGGCCAGCGCGGCCAACAGCAAAGGCCATTGCTGAGGCTGCGAAACCGCTGTGGTCTCGGCGCCGGCCAGATCGTCGAGAAAAGGCACTTTCAACGCCGCCTGCTCCACCGGCGTTTGCGCCGGCAGCAGCCACCGAAACAGCAGAGGCAGGGGCAGCAATAACATCAGCCATGGCCATTCGAAATGGATCATCGTTTCTGCCCTTTTAGCCACTGTTCGCACAAGCCGATCAACGCCGACAGATCGACATCGTCGGGCGCCGTTTTGCGAAAATGCGCATCGGCCAAGCAGCGTCCGACGCCTTCGCTGAACGGCGAGCCTTTGACGGAGCGGTCCAGATGGCGCAACCAGTCGGCGCCGGTCAAGCCGGCGCAGTGTTCGCGCGGCGTCACGCTGATCGACACCCGACGCAGCAACGCAGATAGCTGCTGCAGTTTTTGCAGAGGATCCGACTGCTGATCTTCTTTGATCGCGGCCAATATCTTTTTCGCACTTTTAACCGCGGTGCGCCGCACTATGCGTCGATAGAGGCGCCACAGCATGAAAATCAGCGCCGGAATCAGGATCAGCAGCAGCCACCAGCCGATTGCCGGAGGCCACCAGTCGACCGCTTCCGGTATATGAATATCTTTGAGCGGCAGTTGTTGTTCCATTATCTGAACACCTCCAGCGGGTCGTCGGCGGTGCTGCAATGCAACACGGTTAAGCCGGGTTTACGGTTCAACTGTCGCAAATAATCTGTGCGTTGCCGAAAACGTTGCTGATAACCGAGGATGCGTTGTTTATCGCCGCTGTCTATCACGACATCGCGTCGTTCGTCGGTAAAGCGGTATCGGCCTTTAGACGGCAAATGGCTTTCCAGCGGATCGTAGACATGAATCATCACCACCTCGCAGTGCCTGCTCAGCTTCGCTAAATGTCGTTCCGCGTTGTTGCCGGCGAGACCTCGGAAATCACTGATCAGATAGACCAGACTGCCGGGTCGGGCGTGCTGAACCAGGCGGGCCAGGACTAGTTCCAGCGTCATCGCGGCCTCGAAGGCGAAATAAGGTTTGACCAGCGCTTTAAACAGGCGCAAGACTGCATGTTTGCCGTTTTGCGGCTTCAGTTCCAGGCAGGCTTCGTCGGTGAAAATCTGGCCGCCGATACGGTCGCCGTGTTGCTGCGCCGCCCAGGCCAGCAAAGCGGCCAGTTTGGCGGCCTGTACCGACTTGAATACGCCGCGGGTGGCGAAGCTCATGGTCTGGCGATAATCCACCGAGATAAACACCGGTCGCTCCCGTTCTTCACGGTAAATCTTGGTGTGAGCTTTGCCGGTGCGCGCGGTGACACGCCAGTCTATGCTGCGGATATCGTCGCCAGGTTGATAAAGACGAGTCTCATCGAATTCCATGCCGCGCCCCTTGAAACGGGACAAATAGCCGCCGCTTTGCCCGGAGCGAATCTGATCGTGGCGCAGATTCAACGCCGACGCCGCCTTGGCGAGATAGACCAAGGTGTTCAGTGTCACCGAGACCCGTTCGTTGGATGACGGATGAGTGTCAATTGCTGTTTTCATTTCATCTATAAACTTTTCTAACCCGCTACCCTTGCGGCGATATCGTTACGGCACCGCGACGCGGGCGATTAATTCCTCGATGAAACGGTCGGCGGTAATGCCTTCGGCTTCCGCCTCGTAGGTCAAGATCAAGCGATGCCGCATCACATCGTAAGCCATGTCTTGAATGTCTTCCGGGGCGACGAAGTCACGCTGCTGCAGCCAGGCCTTGGCGCGGGCGCAACGGTCCAAGGCGATGCTGGCGCGGGGGCTGGCGCCGTACTGCAGCCATGACGCCAGGTCCTCGCCATAGGCGCCGGGATTACGGGTCGCCAACACCAATTGCAACAGATATTGTTCCAAGCTGTCGGCCATGTGGATGTCCAGTACTTCATGGCGGGCGGCAAACAGCGTTTGCTGAT
Protein-coding sequences here:
- a CDS encoding VWA domain-containing protein gives rise to the protein MNLAEFHFIRPYWLLALLPALVLIMLSLKKRLGRGNWSEVCDAALLPYILQDRAVEQSRWPLTAASLAALLGIVALAGPTWERLPAPVFRNDAALVIALDLSRSMNASDIKPSRLIRARYKIADILNRRKDGQTALLVYAGDAFTVTPLTEDNETIASQLNALHTSIMPSQGSNAESALKLAIDLLRQAGLQQGQILLIGDAITADVIDEASELLGAYRLSVLGVGTAEGAPVKAAEGGFLKDVDGNIVVPKLNAEQLSALAAAGDGVYRSISADDSDIEALLSAMDQPKTDKQEHNPLYLDQWAEKGPWLLLLVLPLAALSFRKGLLTMTFFVLLPFPQDSFALEWRDLWTNPNQQAQQAFEQQQYQQAAEQFESLPWKAAAQYKAGQYQQAAETLQNIDTADGHYNRGNALAKTGQYQQALEAYRQALQIDPGHEDAQYNKDLVEKELEKQQQQNQQQDDNSRPSDQQQQQNQDGEPSQQSGERQDSERQQTDAEQQNDNQQPEASEQTPQDDGQQRENESPRQAEQAAEQQEQAAQQTETEESEQASEQWLKRIPDDPSGLLKRKFRYQYGRRGRKPASTDQTW
- a CDS encoding vWA domain-containing protein, whose translation is MIHFEWPWLMLLLPLPLLFRWLLPAQTPVEQAALKVPFLDDLAGAETTAVSQPQQWPLLLAALAWILLVLAGCRPQWLGEPIEQAVSGRDLMLAVDVSGSMEERDFIVGKQRVDRLTATKQVAGDFIARRVGDRIGLILFGTTAYLQTPLTFDRQTVVTLLNEAFIGITDDEPATSIGDAIGLAVKRLKNQQADSRVLILLTDGANTAGEVSPLQAAELAAENQLKIYTIGIGADEMIVRSFFGSRKINPSRDLDERTLSAIAKKTGGRYFRARNTQELNKIYQLLDELEPVEKDKQYFRPRTELYHWPLALALLLAAAIAINRTRWT
- a CDS encoding DUF4381 domain-containing protein, encoding MEQQLPLKDIHIPEAVDWWPPAIGWWLLLILIPALIFMLWRLYRRIVRRTAVKSAKKILAAIKEDQQSDPLQKLQQLSALLRRVSISVTPREHCAGLTGADWLRHLDRSVKGSPFSEGVGRCLADAHFRKTAPDDVDLSALIGLCEQWLKGQKR
- a CDS encoding DUF58 domain-containing protein, with the translated sequence MKTAIDTHPSSNERVSVTLNTLVYLAKAASALNLRHDQIRSGQSGGYLSRFKGRGMEFDETRLYQPGDDIRSIDWRVTARTGKAHTKIYREERERPVFISVDYRQTMSFATRGVFKSVQAAKLAALLAWAAQQHGDRIGGQIFTDEACLELKPQNGKHAVLRLFKALVKPYFAFEAAMTLELVLARLVQHARPGSLVYLISDFRGLAGNNAERHLAKLSRHCEVVMIHVYDPLESHLPSKGRYRFTDERRDVVIDSGDKQRILGYQQRFRQRTDYLRQLNRKPGLTVLHCSTADDPLEVFR